The genomic stretch CAAACCTTCTTGCGTTTTTTTATGTAGCTTGATACATTTGTGATGAGAACACTTACTTACGGTAACGGTTGGAGGGTTTCCCTGCAGGTCAAGGTGGGCAGCTGTGAAAAAGTTCAAGgcagttttgattttctttatagAAGCCCCTGTATTGCTTGACTGATGGTACAACCCCCCTCTCCTGACATATGTTACTTTTCATCCTCAACTAGATCTTCCTCAGCTATGGACACCGTAAGTGGTCCTGGATTTGGCTAGATAATAGCACAAACTATTACTGTGATTTCATTCTGCACCTGCATATCAAACCCAAATCAAATTAGATTAAATCAccaagtattttgtttctttaatgctGTGCAGAAACTAAGGAAACTTTTATCTAGCCATCATGATGCTGTCTGCCTGTGTACTATGCAGATACTTTTCCCAGGAAAAGTGCGGTTGAGGTGGCAgtcttaaaagcaaatgaaaccaGCTTCTGCTTTGTCCCATCAGTGAGGGTACCTTGACACACATCCTTTCTTTTAATCCCCTGACGGCTTCCAAGGGACTGATGCAAATCCCTGTGCTGGGCTTTGATGAGGAGATGCAGCACCGCCACTTCTCTGTGTCTCCTGCAGTTTACAGAGGCGGCTTCAGCGCATAATGTGATCCCTGTGCGGGGGCTGTAGCAAATCCACGGAGATTTCCACCAACCGTCCTCTCTGGCATCCCAACAACATGCGTCTTTGATGCGAATTCCCGCCGGGAGCCTTAGAAGGACCTACAGCTTTGAAGCTGGCCTGTAAACTGTGCTGTCAGGGATCCAGTTGTCAGCCCCCTCTtcagggagaaagggagagcaaACTGCCAAGAGCTGCGTACAGCTACAGGGCAAGCGGCAGATCTGGTGGTCTTGGCCTCGCAGAATTCCTGTGTGGTGGTGGAGAATTCCCTTTTTGCCTGGCGTAGAAGCATCCTCTCCGGTGGCTCCGGGATGCTGTGGGCAGTGGGCTGTGCTGGTACCACCTGGAGGGTCTCCCCACTCCAGGGCTGACGGAAGGGGAGTGGGCACACCGCGGCTTTCCACCCGGCCACGAGGTTTCAGCCCTCTGAAGGTGGTAAAGCACCTGCACGGAGCTTCACATGGGGAAACGCTCGGTGTGGTTTAGAAACAGATGAAGATGTTTACCCAACACGAGGGCTCTTCTGTGGCAGGTCTGACTTTCAGTGGTTGTTTGCTAAGACATGTCGGAGTATGGGCAGACTCGTGACTTCCTATCGGGATGGACATAAGCTGGTCTTTGAGGTGAGGAATTTCAGTGGCCAAATCTGgtttgaaaagacaaaatgcaGTTGCCCTCTTTATGATTCAGTGGCTGCTGATGCCTTCTGCTGTCAGCACTGGGAGCTCCTTCTGTACCaacctgaaaaagcaaatttctttttctttctgactaGAATTAACTGAGACACCaactctgatttttcttgtgtCTTCTGTCTCCAGTAAGAGCTGGAACCGTTCTGCCACCATCcatgctgctactgctgctgctattaCACCAGAGGTTGCTAAACCAGACCCCTGAATTAAAACACTTACTGCACAATCTACACTGAACTAAATCAGCCTTTCCTGGTGTATATGGAGAAGCTTCTTAGGCTGCTTCATAGATGGAACTGCAAGTTCTTAGTGTATTTATGAATGTTACACAGAAGCAGGTGTGACTGTAGAACTCCTGTTTTCAGCAGCTAAGTCTTAGGTCAGTGTCGTAAATGAGTTACACTGAAGCTCATCAGATGTTTACAGCATTATGTGTCATACTTTTGGGGAATGGAggttgtgattattttttttctggtcagaGCTGTTACTAGAATAGTTTAattatagtttattttttatcccTGTGGGTCTCTCTACTTGTATTGGAAACTGACAGCCAAATCTGCAGTGCAGGAGGCTGTAATGGATcggggcagagctgggtggtGGAGGCCCCCACGGCGCTCGCTGGGGCAGACCCATGCAGGGCCTGACAGCTgatctgctgctcctggggcttTCCAGGGTGGCTGCATGGCAGAGAAGAGCCTGTGAGTGAGGTTTTACCATGCCCCTCCTTTCAGGCTagtgggaaagcagcagggcGCTGGCAGTGGGTTTTGTCGCCTTCTGAAAGTGTCTGTGCAGGTGCATGCTGTTGGGCACGGCCAGAGATCGGCGTGCGTGCCGAGATCCGCGTGCGTGCCGACATCTAAGTGCGTGCTGAGCAGTGCGGGAGGAAAGGTGgggagcagcaccagctgcggtgctgggatggggaaggcagggaggtCAGTGCAGGCGCAGCATTTTTTAGCCTACACCTTGATTTTCTAATTGCGCTCAAGGCAATAGAGGCAGCAGCCGCAGCCGACAAAACTTAACAGTGACATGCGAGTTTGTATAGCTGAGTGtctgaacaggaaaaaacctgctgtcAGTCTACTAGAAAAGTTAATCAGCTGATCTTTCAGGGAAAGCCTCTCTTCCTAGAGATCGAGCAGTTTTCGTTAAGTCATCATGAGGTTTTCTTTCATCACAACATACAAGCAGCTTTAATTTTTGTCTATGTAGTAAAAGCTTGCAgtactgggaaaacaaaaaaatccatacaaATCAAGTACAAATCACTGACTGTTAGTGGCTGCTGTAACGATGTTCTTAAAGCTGAATGACTGAAAAAATCTGTAACCAATGCAAATATAGTAAAACAGATTAATCAAAATCTACAGGTTTTATTTACAATcatattacttttattttttctgtaatgcaaCTTATTCCAAGTCCTCCCCCAAAAACTGATGCTGCAATGTTTACGTTCAGTAAACCTATACAACAATAGTACACTCTGCTGCTTTCGCGTAAGCCAACTGGCTTGCAAATGTTGTCTGCACATCATAAATGGTATACAGAAACGGAAGGTTCTCCACAAGCATCTGGAGTGCTTCGTGAAACACTGTTGTGGCAGAATGAGAGTGTATTAGAGGTGCAGGTCAGATGCTCTGTTCTCCCACCAAGGAGAGGCAGTCATCTGTCTGATGTGCTAAGAGGAAAGAAAGTCTATCAAGTTCTGGTATTTCGTTAATTACTTGAATACAATAAACTATAAATTTGCAGAGGAATGGACGTGCTCAGTTCTTGCTGGAAGGAGTTACTGGAACTCCTGACTCTTTAAGCGTCTCGACTTCACTTGAGAGGTACAACCTTTTTGTCATCATGGACTTAAGACCTCCAAGTGATACATGtacagggagaaaaggaagaagactTAACTCTGtattctatatttaaaaaagctaaattaTTTGTATATCCTTTTCATtatcaaattatattttctctttcaaagtaAACTGGTTCCTTCGGGAGGAGTTAGTTTTAATAACAGCTCAGTGTTATAACCAGGAGCCActaattcaaaaaaaaaatcactcttttCTACTGAAAGGTATAAAGAACTACAGCTTATCCCCCCCAATTATAAAGCTGAAGAAGCAATTAGAGCCTTCTGTTGTCTTAAGCATGTCTAAATCATCTTGTCCCATGCAACTGCTGTCGGACTTCAGATGGATACAGTGATTAATACTGTCACAAAAGTGAGTGACTTCTCCTCTCAGCCCTGTCAACACTAGCACCTACAGACAAAATCATTGTTTAAAGCTCTAGCACATCACAGAATAGTGCTGATACTGGTATTTTACATCTAATGCAACATTCAGTAATTCATATGTAATCttaacagttaaaaattcaAGACTGGGGTACTAACTAAAGGAACCACTAACATGAAGTTTCTTTATCTGGCATGGAATAAGGGGAGGGATAGTTTAGATGACATTGTAGAGGTTgggcaacaacaaaaaattttatttctccatCCAGTATTTTATACACTTTACAAAAACCAGTAATATCACTGCGCCCATAAAAATGTTATCCATGGCAATGGAAAGCAAATACTACTTTTTGTCATCTAATGGggtctttttaaaatcataataCAAAGATCTGTGCTGTAGCAGTCCTCCACTTTGCACTGTAACAATAAGGCTTACTGTACTTTAAATACAAAGCTGTTACATCTGCAGTTATGAACCACTGGCTTTAACAAACATCATTTTATAgttgctttttgcttcttttttgttctctggaACCTCAGCTTCATCATGTTTTTCAGCAGCTTGTAGCTCCTCTGCAGACTCCTCTTGCTCTGACTCAGAGCCACTTTCAGAGTTCTCGGAGCTCTCTTCAGAGGAGTGTCCAGCTGCCTCTTCTTGTTCTTCACTTTCCTGAAACTAGAATTTCAGACTGTGAGACAGATAAACCATTATTTCCTGGCAACTCCATTGCAGCTTCTAAGATTCGCCAGTGTGAATGTTTCACTTAGTAGCTCCTTTCATTCTAGTACTAAAATGGGCTATGTTGCTAAACACAGGTCTTTAATATACAAATTATTAGGCAGAAAGCAACTCCACTGAAGTGGTTAACCATAACCAACCCTGACATCCATGGTTTCAGCAGCCATATTCTTATTTAGTTAGAGCAGAAATTCTAAAGGCACCACTAAATGAGTTTGAGAAATTTCAGATCACGTCACTTTAGTAATTCCTTACTTTGGTGTACACAGTACATAACAACACTTGACTATTTGCCAGGGAGTGAAACATAATGAAAGTAAGAGCTAGACCATCAGGAATTTATGTTCACAACTCATCTTTGAACCTTTCAATTGGCAGATAAAGACATGTTCCTAATAACCTGATTCTCTTAGTTTCTGTCACACTTCTCTTCCTGCTCATTCCTATAGAATTCCTTGTAAGTATGAGACCAGTCACATGTCAGCTCACTTGCGGACTCTGTACAGCAAATCTCCCACATCTGACCCCTCTATAGCCACTTACTTTTCAGGACCATAGAGAGGTAAGTGCCCCACTGCAACAAGAAGCTAAGATTAATTAGCTCTCAGCAACAATGCAGATGGTTGTGTATTCCTTGGCAACACCCTGATTTAATCCATTTGTCACTTTCTGTCCTAATCAGTCTTGACTACTATGGAGCATTAAGCATGTCATATCTCTTTTCAGAACAATGAGAAGCATCAATCATTCCCAGGCATCTAAATGGCCTCCACAGTGTACACAAATAGGGGTGAAGTGCCTGCAGTAAGTTTGTTCTTGATCCCAAAGTGCAGAAGTTTGCCACTAGTTGCAGTGACTGGATTTTTAAACCATTGTCTTAATGAAGTGAAAGTTGAATCATTACAGAAATAACTACCTCACTGAAACCAAGTCCACAATGGCGCCGGTTTCGTCCAGACATCGTGCTGTCCATGCTTTGTTGGTACTGAGACTCCAattcttcattcattttcttgtcttcttCCCCTGCATTGTCCAGTGTACTTTGGTTATGGTTCATTCAAATTAACAAAGACATCAAATTACATGaagttacattttcaaagttcATCAATATATACatgaaaaagtttaaatttagCCACCTTAAACTACTGGATTGAGCATTACTGCATACAATCAATCAGATTTATTAGCAGTTGTATCAAGCGTGCAAGCAAAACTGCTTTGATACAAAGATGGGTTGCTAAGTTCCTAAGACCTGATGTATTCAGAGTGTTACACTATGCATGGTTTATGTTCTACTGAAGGAGGTAAATGTAACCAGTGCGACTTCTCTGTGCTTCCTGCCAATACTGCAACAGGTTTCTGACCTTTGCTACTTAGCgtaattactgtaattaaacCATGATTAATATATAGCAGCAGAAGTTGGGCAATAATATCATTCTTGTTTACAGAGCTGTATCTGAAACTATTTAACACATCCCGAATTATGACGAGCAGTTACTACAGCTCtacatttttccagctttaggaattagcagaaaaaataattttcatgagCTACTTGTACATGCCCTTAACCTACTTGTTTGAATAAGTAAAGGATCATTTTgactggggggaaaaatatgGTCTAAAATAGTTAAGAATCCTCTGTTCTTGTAAAAGGTAGGAATCTCTAACTCTCCCCCGATAGGCCTACAACACTATAGTTTTTGATTTGTATCTCCgtaaaattaaaagcttgtaTTGCAAATTGATGTTTTCTCATTTGGAAGTTAGACCTGTATGTTATTATAAAAGGACAGTAACTCTATGTTGGACAGGAAAGTAAAGTGTTAAGAAAATAGCTGTTCtgatttttggggaaaaaaacagcaaacaaacccaaaaaaacaaccaaacccagcATCTTAACTTTTTGCTAATAACCAAGCAGTACTGATTCTTTATGACTCCTTAAGGGAAGCATCATCTGCTTTCTAGGAAATTCAGGTGTAAGGAAGTGATTCTCAGTCACTCTGCAAGCTAACAGCAGAACCTGGAACCAATCCTCAGGCttcttttggtgttttggtCCCCAGATTAATTTCATGTCAACTAAAAAATTACTAGTGGAGCATTACCAGGGAAAGATGTTTCCTGGAACTCCGACAACTGCTATTCTAAAAGCTTTATCAAAGCTTCTCCAAGACAGTCAAGCTCAGCCTGGTTTCATGTACTTTGACTTACTAGCTGAGCAAACATGATACGTAGTTACTACGGTCATACATTACATGACATCAGATTATTGCTAAGATGACCTTACAGATCTTTTCGGTTTCTACCTCATTGTTTTAAGGCAGAGATCTTTCTATTCAATAGCTAATCGGGTGGGGAGTGAAATCAACCCTGTTCTTGTCCACGCACAACAATCTGAGGTTTGGATACCCATACCTGGCAGCAAGGAAGAAGTATAATACTGCTAGGTACCAGTAACAATAAaactttggttttttattttaatagcaaagtAAGACTGGGACCTATAGGCCCCAATTTCTAGGGCATTTGTGCACAGGTTTCACTGACCATCAGGTACTTTGCTGAACCTGGACTTGAGAAGGTAAGAAAGTGCAGTCAGAGAAAGCGTTTGTCAGTAATCTAATGAGAAAAATTGAGAACTTCTACAACTCCACAACCTGACCTGCCTTCAGCTTcaaccacaaaaccagaaatcccTCCCTGCAGTATCTATGAAGCTCAAAGTACTAGGATGTTCCTCAATGAGTGTTAAACTTTGTATCAGCTGTTGGATAAACTGACCTGTCCTGAAGTGAGAGGTTGATCTGTGGTCTCCGATAACAAGGCGGCCAGTATgttctttctaaaagaaaaggcaatttcTTTTGGAGCTTTAGGGTGCACTGGCATCTTTGCCAACATCCTAGAGATCTTGAATGGAAAAGGTTTGCTGTCAAACCGTGACAACCAACTGTAGGACTGCAAATTTTACGACCTAACAACTGCTGCCTCTTGATGAACTtgtttcatctttgttttgttgattattctgaaaaagaaaccccaacaaCTAGACACTCTTTACTCCTCCCGCACCCCAAAGCTGGttgtatttcattctgtttcttgcCACTGATATGAAAACTACGCTACACAATGCTGGGCAAATGTGAATTAGGTTCTGACAATTTACTCTTTGGGTGTCTTCCTCTGGCACCACGGGCACTATGCAATGGTTCAGTCTTTGCATCTTACAATGATCCCACTTTTAGACTGGTCACAGTATCAGGTAAAACCCTCACTGTGCTCGTTAATTTATTGGCTCAGTAGTTGCTCATTACCAAATGTATCCCTGTAGTCAAGCGCTGGCATTACACAGCAAGCAGCGTTAAGTACCCAAGCAGACGTTAAGATTAGTGGTAGTGGGATGTTTTAATAAGGTATTGTATTCCTATCCACCAGGAAGTATTAACTTTCGCCTCtttaatacagtaaaatattttagcttaCAATAACCCTGTGTTCAAGGAAAATAAGCTAGTAcgagtaaaattatttttcttgaaagtaaGCAGAACTACAGTACTAAACCAACATTttgtaaatggaaaaagcacaaatttactagttttgcagcattttttttgcaaaaagcaTAGCAGAAATAGTTTTGGTGCATTTCCTCTAGAAGTATTTTCTGGATTAGTTAATTAGGTTTAGTATTTCGCTGTTGTGATCTgtcagtaatttttattaatgcCACTGTTTTGAATCTTCaaattttttccagtgaaagaGAACCTGACAGACGTAGCACACGAGGCTGTACAAGGACTTTCTCGTCCCCGCTTTTATGAGCTGGTCTGGAGCActgggggggtgcggggggctgcCGAGCAGAGCCCCCATCATTCCGGCCCGGCCTTTTCCCCGACCCCGCTGCCGATGCGCCAGCTGCGGCTGCGGAAGCCGCAACCCCCCTGCACGGCGAGGCCCCAGCGAAGCCGCCTGCGGAGCGGCGCCTCTCCCCGCAGCACCCCCGGGAGGTGCCGCCCAGAGCCCGCGGGGGAACGCTGCcctgcccgcggcggggggcagcggagCGGCCTCACCTTGCCAGCGCCCATCAGCCGCAGGAACTTCTGCTTCCGCTCCTCGTTGCCCAGGTCCGCCgcctcccagctgctggagccctgcGGGAGCACACGCTGACTAACCCGGCGGCCctccccgccgctgccccccggccgcccgctCCCGCTGGGAAGGGAGCGGCCAGCAAGGCCGCGGCCTTCCCCGCatcccgccgccccggggccccgcagccgccgccttccccccggccgcctcccgccccaCGCCCGTTTACATCGGGGGAGGCCGCTCGCTTGAGGCCGTGGTGGCCCTGGGACTCTCTGCCCGAGCTCATGGCCGCGGCTGGGTGACCGGGCCCCTCCGCCGCCTTCCTGCCGGAGCCGCTCCCTCGGCCCGCGGCGGGTCACGGTGCCGGGTCGCCAGCAGGGCACGCCGGGATCGGTAGTTCTGTCCCGGCCCCTGGCGGCGCGACGCGGCGGGCGGGGACTACGAGTCCCACAGGCCTCcacggcggcggcggaggggctGCCTCCTCACGCTGATTGGCAGGAGCGCGGGCCAGCCAGTGGGCTCCGCCTCCAGAGGGGCGGGCAGaacggggcggggcggggctggcTGCCGCGCCGGTGGCTGAGGGGGCGCCGCCGCGGTGACCGCTGGCTCTGCTCGGTGTGATGGCGAGTGCGGCGCTGCTGCCGGTCAGGCATGAAGTGCCGCTGGGGGAGCGAGGGGTGGGCGGGGAAGTAGCTCTCGTCTCCGGGGCTGTGCTTCTGCCGTCGTATGtgcgcggccgggcggcggctgGCTCGGAGCCTGAGGTAATCCCTACTGAGGGAAGGTGGGCTCTGGCCGCAGCCGTGTGTGCGACCCGCCGGTGTGGGGGCGGCGACGGTCCCCGCCTGGGCGCGCCGCTGCCGGCGCCTCAGGTTGGGTAACGTCCGCCTGAAGGCGGCGGTGGCGCCCCGCGCGCCCCGACTTGCGCGGGAGGCGCCGCCCTGAGGTAACGACCTGAGGTAACCCCTGAGGCGCCGCCCTGAGGTAACGCCTGAGGTAACAGCGGCGAGGGCGCGGCCGCAGGTTCCCGCCACTTCCCTCAAACCCCGGCGCTGCAGTCGGGGCGGGGATGCGCGCGCCCCCGCTGTCCCTGGTCCCCTTCAGCACCCGTCCGTGTCCCGTCAGCTCAGTCCTGAACTGCAATTCCCCTCGACACTGCGGGACACGGGGCCATCCCGCCGACCGGTACCGCCACCTCGCGTGGAGTTTGTGACCTGTGTGGAATCCTATTTGGATCTCCACATGTTTCCGTTAACCCTTCAGTTGCTCTGGCCCTTGGCCTTCACCGTCCTTCCTGCGGTCCAGTCTTCTCCACATATATGCCGTGTACAAAGCAGAGATTCAGTTATTACCCCCAAgtcagtattttttcatgtatgtcTGCGTCAGAATTAGCTTCATTTGAATGAGTTGCCATTGAATTTTAATATTCTGGAGGATTTGCTTACATTTGTTGGATGGGAAGATGCACAGTCACCTCTTTAAGTCTTCACACCttaaacattaagaaaatctcttctgttttaattcCTCACTTACATAGTGACTTTGTCCCGATGATAAAGTTGTAGCAATCCAGCTAATGCCAGGAGGTTAAAGTGCACATGCTGAAATGTGCTAACAGCGTATGTCAATTCATATTGCAGCTTAACACTGGTTAGTTTAAGGTTAAAGTTGGTTGtttaaggattttttaaattaaaatgaagtaaactACTCAAGATGAAAACAGGTATGAGTGCACATAAGTGTATGCAGTCTTACTGAAACCTCTGTAACAGCTGATTTACATTACAACCAAATGGTTGCAATTTTCTTGTTGCCAAGGAGCTAAAGTTAGTGTCTTAATTAGACCTTTTTTGAGGGGTTGTCAGTCTCTGTGTTCATGTTGTCCATGTGCGTAAAGGCAGCCACTTCAGGCAtggattttttcctctctagCAGTACCCATAAATTACATGTGCTTGTTCCCTCCTCAGTCTTCTTGTGTGCCTTGCACATACAGTATAGGAGGTAAGAATATGCCCCAGATCTTCAGAGCTTCTCAATAGTTGGCTTGAATCTGAACTTGCTTTTAACTTGCAGCGATCTAAGCTGCATGGCTTTGCATCTACTTATCTTCAGTGGTTTGTTTggcttattttcttctaaacacattttttttaattcttacttttattgtttttgtcACTACAACTGTTAAACATTTTGGATTTGAGCCAGTAAGTCTATCCACCCATCTGTCTAGCTCTTTTTTCCATCATGGAAATTTTTGGATTTTTAAGGttacagggaaggaaggaagggcaCAGCGGGCTATGCCTGCTAATGCCAGGTGCAGTCATCTGCAAGGCAGGAAGACCACACCCTGCAAAGAGTGATTAGGGGCAAACATAACATTGGAAATGTAGCACATAGGCCCCATAACAGCTAGGTCTGCTCACAGTGTAAAGATGCTTGCAAAGTTACCTTGCAAGTAATTTCTCTTTATGCTGAAGCAGCTTGGGGAGTGGGTGATGGTGATGGGTCTGGTCCCATTAA from Falco rusticolus isolate bFalRus1 chromosome 10, bFalRus1.pri, whole genome shotgun sequence encodes the following:
- the C10H11orf58 gene encoding small acidic protein, with protein sequence MSSGRESQGHHGLKRAASPDGSSSWEAADLGNEERKQKFLRLMGAGKKEHTGRLVIGDHRSTSHFRTGEEDKKMNEELESQYQQSMDSTMSGRNRRHCGLGFSEFQESEEQEEAAGHSSEESSENSESGSESEQEESAEELQAAEKHDEAEVPENKKEAKSNYKMMFVKASGS